Proteins found in one Cricetulus griseus strain 17A/GY chromosome X, alternate assembly CriGri-PICRH-1.0, whole genome shotgun sequence genomic segment:
- the LOC100760150 gene encoding uncharacterized protein LOC100760150: protein LIFRSPNGKECILKLSGFLSSLSALMFEVVIASYPYWRLWEFDDNVVQFVSFGLWEAHYLQKLNVSGTITKMLVHTPINSTWTISPEFQYAQNLIVWAILMKPVVLVFSAMAFKISYMKHPFVELQIFCYKVSALVLCVSSVFTFVSVISNHVVDHYGQTTLDFPPDFPVKKEALISKHYTAVFPLGILTTTMSLFGVIFFISEIISLKSHSNVKAKCATKFPKEDV from the coding sequence CTCATCTTCAGATCTCCAAATGGAAAGGAGTGCATCTTAAAGCTGAGTGGCTTCCTTAGCAGCCTGTCTGCTTTGATGTTTGAAGTAGTCATTGCGAGCTACCCATACTGGCGCCTGTGGGAATTTGACGACAATGTTGTACAGTTTGTGTCATTTGGTCTTTGGGAAGCCCATTACCTTCAAAAGCTTAATGTCTCAGGAACCATAACCAAGATGCTGGTGCATACACCTATCAATTCCACCTGGACAATTTCACCTGAATTTCAGTATGCACAAAATCTGATAGTGTGGGCTATTTTGATGAAGCCTGTGGTTCTAGTTTTTAGTGCAATGGCCTTTAAGATCAGCTATATGAAACACCCATTTGTGGAGTTGCAAATATTCTGCTACAAAGTCTCCGCCTTAGTTTTGTGTGTTAGCAGTGTTTTCACATTTGTTTCCGTGATCTCAAACCACGTTGTAGATCATTATGGTCAAACCACTCTTGACTTTCCACCTGACTTTCCCGTTAAAAAAGAAGCCTTGATAAGCAAACATTATACTGCTGTGTTCCCATTAGGCATCCTAACAACCACCATGTCACTCTTTGGTGTGATCTTCTTTATCTCTGAGATAATTTCTTTGAAATCACACAGTAATGTTAAGGCCAAGTGTGCTACCAAGTTTCCCAAAGAAGATGTCTGA